One Streptomyces sp. NBC_00102 DNA segment encodes these proteins:
- the ligA gene encoding NAD-dependent DNA ligase LigA, with protein MAGTGDERIQQDTEVPSEARERHALVADQIEDHRFRYYVRDQPVVSDAEFDLLMRELEALEEAHPSLRTPDSPTQKVAGPYITEFTSVEHRERMLSLDNAFDDLELAAWFERVAKDVGSTGHSFLCELKVDGLAVNLTYEHGRLTRAATRGDGVTGEDVTPNVRTIAEIPHRLKGDRVPALVEIRGEVFFPMEDFEGLNARLVEADDKPFANPRNAAAGSLRQKDPKVTATRPLHMVVHGIGAREGFDIDRLSHAYELLGEWGLPTAKHNKVVDSLDGVREFIRYFGENRHSVEHEIDGVVVKLDEIPLQGRLGSTARAPRWAIAWKYAPEEVNTKLLNIRVGVGRTGRVTPYAQVEPVKVAGSEVEFATLHNQEVVRAKGVLIGDTVVLRKAGDVIPEILGPVVDLRDGTEREFVMPAICPECGTPLKPAKEGDVDLRCPNARSCPAQLRERVSYLAGRKCLDIDHFGYVAAAALTQPLEPAEPPLLDEGDLFGLTIERLLPIRAYVLDADSGLPKRDPKTGEEKIATVFANQKGEPKKNALAMLEGIEAAKQAPLARLLTGLSIRHVGPVAAQELARQFRSIDAIDAATEKELSDADGVGDIIAASVKQWFSVDWHREILRKWREAGVRMEDESAGEDEGPRPLEGLTVVVTGTLVGHTRDGAKDALQSRGAKVTGSVSKKTSFVVVGDNPGSKYDKAMQLKVAVLDEAGFTVLLDEGPEAARAVALPTEGE; from the coding sequence ATGGCCGGCACCGGCGACGAGCGGATCCAGCAGGACACCGAGGTGCCCAGCGAGGCACGGGAGCGGCACGCCCTGGTCGCCGACCAGATCGAGGACCACCGCTTCCGGTACTACGTACGCGACCAGCCGGTCGTCAGCGACGCCGAGTTCGACCTGCTGATGCGCGAACTGGAGGCGCTGGAGGAGGCCCACCCCTCGCTGCGCACCCCGGACTCACCGACGCAGAAGGTAGCGGGCCCGTACATCACCGAGTTCACCTCGGTCGAGCACCGCGAGCGGATGCTCTCCCTGGACAACGCCTTCGACGACCTGGAGCTGGCCGCCTGGTTCGAGCGGGTCGCCAAGGACGTCGGTTCCACCGGCCACTCCTTCCTGTGCGAGCTGAAGGTGGACGGCCTCGCCGTCAACCTCACGTACGAGCACGGCCGGCTGACCCGCGCCGCCACCCGGGGCGACGGGGTCACCGGCGAGGACGTCACCCCCAACGTCCGTACCATCGCCGAGATCCCGCACCGGCTGAAGGGCGACCGCGTCCCCGCGCTGGTCGAGATCCGGGGCGAGGTCTTCTTCCCCATGGAGGACTTCGAAGGGCTCAACGCCCGCCTGGTGGAGGCCGACGACAAGCCGTTCGCCAACCCCCGCAACGCGGCGGCCGGTTCGCTCCGCCAGAAGGACCCCAAGGTCACCGCCACACGCCCGCTGCACATGGTGGTCCACGGCATCGGCGCCCGCGAGGGCTTCGACATCGACCGCCTCTCGCACGCCTACGAGCTGCTCGGCGAGTGGGGCCTGCCCACCGCCAAGCACAACAAGGTCGTGGACTCCCTCGACGGCGTACGCGAGTTCATCCGGTACTTCGGCGAGAACCGGCACTCCGTGGAGCACGAGATCGACGGGGTCGTCGTCAAACTCGACGAGATCCCGCTCCAGGGCCGGCTCGGCTCCACCGCCCGCGCCCCGCGCTGGGCCATCGCCTGGAAGTACGCCCCGGAGGAGGTCAACACCAAGCTGCTCAACATCCGCGTCGGCGTCGGCCGCACCGGCCGGGTCACCCCGTACGCCCAGGTGGAGCCCGTGAAGGTGGCCGGCTCCGAGGTCGAGTTCGCCACCCTGCACAACCAGGAGGTCGTCAGGGCCAAGGGCGTCCTCATCGGCGACACCGTCGTGCTGCGCAAGGCCGGAGACGTCATCCCGGAGATCCTAGGCCCGGTCGTGGACCTGCGCGACGGCACCGAGCGGGAGTTCGTCATGCCCGCGATCTGCCCCGAGTGCGGCACCCCGCTGAAGCCGGCCAAGGAGGGCGACGTCGACCTCCGCTGCCCCAACGCCCGCTCCTGCCCGGCCCAGCTGCGCGAACGCGTCTCCTACCTGGCCGGCCGCAAGTGCCTCGACATCGACCACTTCGGTTACGTCGCCGCAGCCGCCCTGACCCAGCCGCTGGAACCCGCCGAACCGCCCCTGCTCGACGAGGGAGACCTCTTCGGACTGACCATCGAGCGGCTGCTGCCCATCCGCGCCTACGTCCTCGACGCGGACAGCGGGCTGCCCAAGCGCGATCCGAAGACCGGCGAGGAGAAGATCGCCACCGTCTTCGCCAACCAGAAGGGCGAGCCGAAGAAGAACGCGCTCGCCATGCTGGAGGGCATCGAAGCGGCCAAGCAGGCCCCGCTGGCCCGGTTGCTGACCGGACTCTCCATCCGGCACGTCGGCCCGGTCGCCGCACAGGAGCTGGCCCGCCAGTTCCGCTCCATCGACGCCATCGACGCCGCGACCGAGAAGGAACTCTCGGACGCCGACGGCGTCGGCGACATCATCGCCGCCTCCGTCAAGCAGTGGTTCTCCGTCGACTGGCACCGGGAGATCCTGCGCAAGTGGCGGGAGGCCGGTGTGCGGATGGAGGACGAGAGCGCCGGCGAGGACGAGGGCCCCCGCCCGCTGGAAGGGCTCACCGTCGTCGTCACGGGAACCCTCGTCGGCCACACCCGCGACGGTGCCAAGGACGCGCTCCAGAGCCGGGGCGCCAAGGTCACCGGCTCGGTGTCGAAGAAGACCTCCTTCGTCGTCGTCGGCGACAACCCCGGCTCCAAGTACGACAAGGCGATGCAGCTCAAGGTGGCCGTGCTCGACGAAGCCGGGTTCACGGTCCTGCTCGACGAGGGGCCCGAGGCCGCGCGCGCCGTGGCGCTGCCGACCGAGGGGGAGTGA
- a CDS encoding bifunctional diguanylate cyclase/phosphodiesterase has protein sequence MKPTESAAPVSRMQGFAGLTPRVGALLVALAAIQLVTGLGRGLHEGDALFPDGTAGWSLAVLTGVIVGHLVALGRDRWWGGTGSGAALTLAVLLLYGWVPAGLVSVIVVVLVGVARRHRWQQGLLHGAVDILGIGAAALVLAGFGVEPSVETPWQPLDWGMDTLPAVVLCAGTHLLVTRALLWYARAPQGGGLPTIARTTLLRQGLVAVALLGIAPLICVVAMTMPVLLPLFAVPLIALDSTLWIARARAEEQLRDPLTGLPNRQWLLQRIWSALEEAEPLGNRSALVLIDLDRFRAVNDTLGHLAGDRLLLQIADRLRLALPRGAEAARLGGDEFAVLLPYTESTTSAQRVARHLVAELSSPLDLDGLTLVLEASAGVAVHPEHAQDAEGLLRRADVAMYQAKRDRTGVEVYESKRDSNTPDRLGLLGDLRRALDAGDVELHYQPKVRFDGQVAGLEALVRWVHPERGRVPPDEFIAIAESSGLMPHLTEYVLETALAQVARWRAEGLFVPVAVNVSPRDVHTPGFAGGVAARLARHGVPAGSLQLEITEHVLLEDPQRAADTLAGLTGHGVKMSLDDFGTGYSSLVHLRRLPVSELKIDRSFVARLAVDQEDAEIVRCTIDLAHSLGLLVVAEGVEDDETWERLRDLRCDAVQGWLVAAAMPPQEATAWLRARGEHGWRRPADVKAAEAVAASSATAASAASTVSAASATSAAEKAPAQEPGQLPSGRTVNTGPAPA, from the coding sequence ATGAAGCCGACCGAGAGCGCCGCGCCGGTGTCGCGGATGCAAGGTTTCGCGGGCCTCACGCCGAGAGTGGGCGCCCTGCTCGTGGCGCTCGCCGCCATACAGCTCGTCACCGGCCTCGGCCGCGGTCTGCACGAGGGCGACGCCCTCTTCCCGGACGGCACGGCGGGCTGGTCGCTGGCCGTCCTGACGGGTGTCATCGTCGGCCACTTGGTCGCCCTCGGCCGGGACCGGTGGTGGGGCGGCACCGGCTCCGGCGCCGCGCTGACCCTCGCCGTCCTGCTGCTGTACGGCTGGGTACCCGCCGGACTCGTCAGCGTGATCGTCGTCGTCCTCGTGGGCGTCGCCCGGCGCCACCGCTGGCAGCAGGGCCTCCTGCACGGCGCCGTGGACATACTCGGCATCGGCGCCGCCGCCCTCGTGCTCGCCGGATTCGGGGTCGAACCCAGCGTCGAGACCCCCTGGCAGCCACTCGACTGGGGCATGGACACCCTCCCGGCCGTGGTGCTCTGCGCCGGAACCCATCTCCTCGTCACCCGCGCCCTCCTCTGGTACGCCCGCGCCCCCCAGGGCGGCGGACTGCCGACCATCGCCCGCACCACCCTGCTGCGCCAGGGACTCGTCGCCGTCGCGCTGCTCGGCATCGCCCCGCTGATCTGCGTCGTCGCGATGACCATGCCCGTCCTGCTGCCGCTCTTCGCGGTGCCGCTCATCGCGCTGGACTCCACCCTCTGGATCGCCCGCGCCCGCGCCGAGGAACAGCTCCGCGACCCGCTGACCGGGCTGCCCAACCGGCAGTGGCTCCTCCAGCGGATCTGGTCCGCGCTGGAGGAGGCCGAACCCCTCGGCAACCGCTCCGCCCTGGTCCTCATCGACCTGGACCGCTTCCGCGCCGTCAACGACACCCTCGGCCACCTGGCCGGCGACCGGCTGCTGCTCCAGATCGCGGACCGCCTCCGGCTCGCCCTGCCGCGCGGCGCCGAGGCCGCCCGCCTCGGCGGGGACGAGTTCGCCGTGCTGCTCCCGTACACCGAGTCCACCACCAGCGCCCAGCGCGTCGCCCGGCACCTGGTCGCCGAACTCTCCTCGCCGCTCGACCTCGACGGACTCACCCTGGTGCTGGAGGCGAGCGCCGGGGTCGCCGTCCACCCCGAACACGCCCAGGACGCCGAGGGGCTGCTGCGCCGCGCGGACGTCGCGATGTACCAGGCCAAGCGCGACCGCACGGGCGTGGAGGTGTACGAGTCCAAGCGGGACAGCAACACCCCGGACCGCCTCGGCCTCCTCGGCGACCTCCGCCGGGCGCTGGACGCGGGCGACGTCGAGCTGCACTACCAGCCCAAGGTCCGCTTCGACGGCCAGGTGGCCGGGCTCGAAGCCCTGGTGCGGTGGGTGCACCCCGAGCGCGGCCGGGTCCCCCCGGACGAGTTCATCGCCATCGCCGAGTCGTCCGGGCTGATGCCGCACCTGACGGAGTACGTCCTGGAGACCGCGCTCGCCCAGGTCGCCCGCTGGCGGGCGGAGGGCCTCTTCGTGCCCGTCGCCGTCAACGTCTCGCCGAGGGACGTCCACACCCCCGGATTCGCCGGCGGCGTGGCCGCCCGGCTGGCCCGCCACGGAGTCCCGGCCGGCTCCCTCCAGCTGGAAATAACCGAACACGTACTGCTGGAGGACCCGCAGCGCGCCGCCGACACCCTCGCCGGACTCACCGGACACGGCGTGAAGATGTCGCTCGACGACTTCGGCACCGGGTACTCCTCCCTCGTCCACCTGCGCCGGCTGCCGGTGAGCGAACTCAAGATCGACCGGTCCTTCGTCGCGCGGCTCGCCGTCGACCAGGAGGACGCGGAGATCGTCCGCTGCACGATCGATCTCGCCCACTCGCTCGGACTGCTGGTCGTCGCGGAGGGCGTGGAGGACGACGAGACCTGGGAGCGGCTGCGGGACCTGCGCTGCGACGCGGTACAGGGCTGGCTGGTGGCGGCCGCGATGCCGCCGCAGGAGGCGACGGCCTGGCTGCGGGCGCGCGGCGAACACGGCTGGCGGCGCCCGGCCGACGTGAAGGCCGCCGAGGCGGTGGCCGCGTCGTCGGCGACGGCGGCGTCGGCGGCGTCGACGGTATCTGCCGCGTCGGCCACGTCGGCTGCGGAGAAGGCCCCGGCGCAGGAACCCGGGCAGCTCCCGTCGGGCCGCACCGTGAACACCGGCCCGGCCCCGGCCTGA
- the gatC gene encoding Asp-tRNA(Asn)/Glu-tRNA(Gln) amidotransferase subunit GatC, with amino-acid sequence MPGITREEVAHLARLARLELKGEELDHFAGQLDDIIGAVARVSEVADQDVPPTSHPLPLTNVMRADVVRPSLTAEQALSGAPAQEQQRFKVPQILGED; translated from the coding sequence ATGCCTGGCATCACGCGCGAGGAGGTCGCCCACCTCGCCCGGCTGGCGCGTCTGGAGCTGAAGGGCGAAGAGCTCGATCACTTCGCCGGTCAGCTCGACGACATCATCGGCGCGGTCGCCCGCGTCTCCGAGGTCGCCGACCAAGACGTACCGCCGACCTCCCACCCGCTGCCGCTGACCAACGTCATGCGGGCCGACGTGGTCCGCCCGTCGCTCACCGCCGAGCAGGCGCTCTCCGGCGCTCCCGCCCAGGAGCAGCAGCGTTTCAAGGTGCCGCAGATCCTGGGGGAGGACTAA
- a CDS encoding alpha/beta fold hydrolase, giving the protein MDRILSLDGTPIAYRRQGDGATVVLVGGALSTAATGGPLAALLARRFTVVTYDRRGRGGSGAGPGGPYALGREIEDLAAVVGSADGPVAVFGMSAGGALALEAQAAGVPMEVLAVFEPPYTPGEEGLRYKARCTAELRERLAAGDRGGAVELFLARTGVEPETVARMRRAPLWAGLEALAHTLEYDDALLGDGAPPLERFGAVTARTLIVSGGFSAGPVRETALALAGAIPDARHRTLSGQTRELSPQVLAPVLMDFFARRGLVPQA; this is encoded by the coding sequence ATGGACAGGATTCTCTCGCTGGACGGCACCCCGATCGCCTACCGCAGGCAGGGCGACGGGGCGACGGTGGTGCTGGTCGGGGGCGCGCTGAGCACCGCCGCGACCGGGGGCCCGCTGGCGGCGCTGCTCGCGCGCCGCTTCACCGTCGTTACGTACGACCGCCGGGGCCGGGGTGGCAGCGGTGCCGGGCCGGGCGGTCCGTACGCGCTTGGCCGTGAGATCGAGGATCTCGCGGCGGTGGTGGGTTCCGCGGACGGGCCGGTGGCGGTGTTCGGCATGTCCGCGGGCGGGGCGCTGGCGCTGGAGGCGCAGGCGGCGGGCGTCCCGATGGAGGTGCTGGCGGTCTTCGAGCCGCCCTACACCCCGGGCGAGGAGGGGCTCCGCTACAAGGCGCGGTGCACGGCGGAGCTGCGGGAGCGGCTGGCCGCCGGTGACCGGGGCGGGGCGGTGGAGCTCTTCCTGGCGCGGACGGGGGTGGAGCCGGAGACGGTGGCCCGGATGCGGCGGGCACCGCTGTGGGCGGGGCTGGAGGCCCTGGCGCACACGCTGGAGTACGACGACGCGCTGCTCGGGGACGGGGCTCCTCCGCTGGAGCGGTTCGGGGCGGTGACCGCCCGCACGCTGATCGTCAGCGGCGGATTCAGCGCGGGCCCGGTGCGGGAGACGGCGCTCGCGCTGGCCGGGGCGATCCCGGACGCCCGGCACCGGACGCTCAGCGGTCAGACCAGGGAGCTCTCGCCGCAGGTGCTCGCGCCGGTCCTCATGGACTTCTTCGCCCGCCGGGGGCTGGTCCCCCAGGCGTGA
- a CDS encoding TIGR00730 family Rossman fold protein, with product MNICVFLSAADLDDRYTRPAREFAELLGRGGHTLVWGGSESGLMKVVADGVQETGGRLVGVSVDFLADKARTNADEMVIARDLAERKALLLEKADAVVIMVGGTGTLDEATEILELKKHGKHTKPVVLLNADGFYDGLRQQFLRMEEEGFLPVPLTDLVFFAEDGVGALAYLEESAGQL from the coding sequence ATGAACATCTGTGTCTTCCTCTCCGCCGCCGACCTCGACGACCGCTACACCCGCCCCGCCCGGGAATTCGCCGAGCTGCTCGGACGCGGCGGACACACCCTGGTCTGGGGCGGCTCGGAGAGCGGGCTGATGAAGGTGGTCGCCGACGGCGTGCAGGAGACCGGCGGCCGGCTGGTCGGCGTCTCCGTGGACTTCCTCGCGGACAAGGCCCGGACGAACGCGGACGAGATGGTCATCGCCCGCGACCTCGCCGAGCGCAAGGCGCTGCTGCTGGAGAAGGCCGACGCAGTCGTGATCATGGTCGGTGGCACGGGGACGCTCGACGAGGCCACCGAGATCCTGGAGCTCAAGAAGCACGGCAAGCACACCAAGCCGGTGGTCCTGCTCAACGCGGACGGCTTCTACGACGGCTTGCGGCAGCAGTTCCTGCGGATGGAGGAGGAGGGCTTCCTGCCCGTCCCCCTCACCGATCTCGTCTTCTTCGCCGAGGACGGCGTCGGCGCGCTGGCCTACCTGGAGGAGTCCGCGGGGCAGCTCTGA
- a CDS encoding DUF427 domain-containing protein: protein MTSLKGHRITVEPGTEHVRVVHDGQVLAESRRPLVLRETGCPVRYYLPPEDVRTGLLTASETRTHCPFKGDASYWSLPSAPDLVWAYLDPKPEVAAIKDHFCFYEIETVAE from the coding sequence ATGACTTCCCTCAAGGGTCACCGCATCACCGTCGAGCCCGGCACCGAGCACGTCCGCGTGGTCCACGACGGGCAGGTGCTGGCCGAAAGCCGACGGCCGCTCGTGCTGCGCGAGACCGGCTGCCCGGTCCGCTACTACCTGCCACCCGAGGACGTCCGTACCGGGCTGCTGACGGCCTCCGAGACTCGGACGCACTGTCCGTTCAAGGGAGATGCCTCCTACTGGTCGCTGCCGTCGGCACCCGACCTCGTCTGGGCGTACCTCGATCCGAAGCCCGAAGTGGCGGCGATCAAGGATCACTTCTGCTTCTACGAGATCGAAACGGTCGCCGAATGA
- the gatA gene encoding Asp-tRNA(Asn)/Glu-tRNA(Gln) amidotransferase subunit GatA — translation MTDHSTIIKLTAAEIAAAIASGELTAVEVTEAHLARIEAVDEKVHAFLHIDREGALAQARAVDAKKAAGEKLGPLAGVPLALKDIFTTKDMPTTVGSKILEGWVPPYDATLTRKLREADVVILGKTNMDEFAMGSSTENSAYGPTGNPWDLTRIPGGSGGGSSAALASYQAPLAIGTDTGGSIRQPAAVTGTVGVKPTYGSVSRYGMVAFSSSLDQGGPCARTVLDAALLHEAIAGHDPMDSTSIDAPVPPVVEAARNGSVAGLRVGVVKQFSGEGYQAGVVQRFNESVELLRSLGATVVELDCPSFDLALSAYYLIAPSECSSNLARFDAMRYGLRVGDDGTKSAEEVTALTREAGFGDEVKRRIILGTYALSSGYYDAYYGSAQKVRTLITREFEKAFEEVDVIVSPTTPTTAFPIGERADDPMAMYLADLCTIPTNLAGNSAMSLPCGLAPEDGLPVGLQIIAPAMQDDRLYKVGAAVEAAFVEQWGHPLLEEAPSL, via the coding sequence ATGACGGACCACAGCACCATCATCAAGCTCACCGCGGCCGAGATCGCGGCGGCCATCGCCTCCGGCGAACTCACCGCCGTCGAGGTCACCGAGGCCCACCTGGCCCGGATCGAGGCCGTCGACGAGAAGGTCCACGCCTTCCTGCACATCGACCGCGAGGGCGCGCTCGCGCAGGCCCGCGCCGTCGACGCGAAGAAGGCCGCCGGCGAGAAGCTCGGCCCGCTGGCCGGTGTCCCGCTCGCGCTGAAGGACATCTTCACCACGAAGGACATGCCGACCACCGTCGGATCCAAGATCCTCGAAGGCTGGGTCCCGCCGTACGACGCGACCCTCACGCGCAAGCTGCGCGAGGCCGACGTCGTCATCCTCGGCAAGACCAACATGGACGAGTTCGCCATGGGGTCCTCCACCGAGAACAGCGCCTACGGCCCGACCGGCAACCCGTGGGACCTCACCCGCATCCCCGGCGGCTCCGGCGGCGGTTCCTCCGCCGCGCTCGCCTCGTACCAGGCACCGCTGGCCATCGGCACGGACACCGGCGGTTCGATCCGCCAGCCCGCCGCCGTCACCGGCACCGTCGGCGTCAAGCCCACCTACGGCTCGGTTTCCCGCTACGGCATGGTCGCCTTCTCGTCCTCCCTCGACCAGGGCGGCCCCTGCGCCCGTACGGTCCTGGACGCGGCGCTGTTGCACGAGGCCATCGCCGGGCACGACCCGATGGACTCCACCTCCATCGACGCCCCGGTCCCGCCGGTCGTCGAGGCCGCCCGCAACGGCTCCGTCGCGGGCCTGCGCGTCGGCGTCGTCAAGCAGTTCTCGGGCGAGGGCTACCAGGCCGGTGTCGTCCAGCGCTTCAACGAGTCGGTCGAGCTGCTCCGCTCGCTCGGCGCCACCGTCGTCGAGCTGGACTGCCCCTCCTTCGACCTGGCGCTCTCCGCGTACTACCTGATCGCGCCGTCCGAGTGCTCCTCGAACCTGGCCCGCTTCGACGCCATGCGCTACGGCCTGCGGGTCGGCGACGACGGCACGAAGTCCGCCGAGGAGGTCACCGCCCTCACCCGTGAGGCCGGCTTCGGCGACGAGGTCAAGCGCCGCATCATCCTCGGTACGTACGCCCTGAGCTCCGGCTACTACGACGCGTACTACGGCTCGGCGCAGAAGGTCCGCACCCTCATCACCCGCGAGTTCGAGAAGGCGTTCGAGGAGGTCGACGTCATCGTGTCGCCGACCACCCCGACCACCGCCTTCCCGATCGGCGAGCGCGCCGACGACCCGATGGCGATGTACCTCGCGGACCTGTGCACCATCCCGACGAACCTCGCCGGCAACTCCGCCATGTCGCTGCCCTGCGGCCTGGCACCCGAGGACGGCCTGCCGGTCGGTCTCCAGATCATCGCCCCCGCGATGCAGGACGACCGGCTCTACAAGGTCGGAGCCGCGGTCGAGGCCGCCTTCGTGGAACAGTGGGGTCACCCGCTGCTTGAGGAGGCTCCGTCGCTGTGA
- a CDS encoding methionine synthase: MSEKSRFSECAATGVGSMPGGDARETAKTVTGSFADGQGIPHLAELPGRGPGADMIGRTVGLLVEMYGHVEPSGWRISDRPGRDTRRARSWLGEDLDALEEFTQGYEGVLKVQAVGPWTLAAALERRNGEAVLGDPGACRDLAGSLAEGLKAHLAEVRRRIPGADVVLQLDEPSLTAVLGGGVRTASGYRTYRSVDRQVVESALRDLLAVAGDGAGLVHSCAPGVPFALLRRAGAAAVSFDFSLLTEREEEAIGEAVESGTQLLLGIVPGTDAASAGLPDPGGSVKGVRTLWSRLGLNPGTLAESVVLTPSCGLAGASPAYARAALAHCARAARSLADNPE, translated from the coding sequence GTGAGCGAGAAGAGCAGGTTCAGCGAGTGCGCGGCGACCGGGGTCGGGTCCATGCCCGGAGGCGACGCGCGGGAGACGGCGAAGACCGTCACCGGGTCCTTCGCGGACGGCCAGGGCATCCCCCACCTGGCGGAACTCCCCGGCCGGGGCCCCGGTGCGGACATGATCGGGCGGACCGTCGGACTCCTCGTGGAGATGTACGGGCACGTCGAGCCCAGCGGCTGGCGGATCAGCGACCGCCCCGGCCGCGACACCCGCCGCGCCCGCTCCTGGCTCGGCGAGGACCTCGACGCCCTGGAGGAGTTCACCCAGGGGTACGAAGGGGTGCTCAAGGTCCAGGCGGTGGGGCCGTGGACGCTCGCCGCGGCCCTGGAGCGGCGCAACGGCGAGGCCGTCCTCGGCGACCCCGGCGCCTGCCGCGACCTCGCCGGATCGCTCGCCGAGGGCCTGAAGGCCCACCTCGCCGAGGTGCGCCGCCGGATTCCCGGCGCCGACGTCGTGCTCCAGCTCGACGAACCCTCCCTGACCGCGGTCCTCGGCGGCGGGGTCAGGACCGCCAGCGGCTACCGCACCTACCGTTCCGTGGACCGCCAGGTGGTGGAGAGCGCCCTGCGCGACCTGCTCGCCGTCGCCGGGGACGGCGCGGGACTCGTGCACTCCTGCGCCCCCGGTGTCCCCTTCGCCCTGCTGCGGCGGGCCGGGGCCGCCGCGGTCTCCTTCGACTTCTCGCTGCTCACCGAGCGTGAGGAGGAGGCGATCGGCGAAGCGGTCGAGAGCGGCACACAGCTCCTCCTCGGCATCGTGCCGGGCACCGACGCCGCCTCGGCCGGATTGCCGGACCCTGGCGGTAGCGTCAAGGGGGTCAGGACGCTGTGGAGCAGGCTGGGGCTGAATCCGGGGACTCTCGCCGAGTCCGTCGTGCTCACCCCGTCGTGCGGCCTCGCGGGTGCCTCGCCCGCGTACGCCCGCGCCGCGCTCGCCCACTGCGCCCGGGCGGCGCGATCCCTCGCGGACAACCCCGAGTGA
- a CDS encoding SDR family oxidoreductase codes for MPTHLITGAGSGIGAAVARRLRHRGDDLVLLARDAGRAKELAALHPGARTLVGDLGNPDRLSWAFGQQPMPESLDSLLHIAGVVELGNIGDLTPKAWHFQLNANLVAPAELTRLMLPQLRVSRGHVVFVNSGAGLSASAQWGAYAASKHGLKALADSLRHEEHGNGVRVTSVYPGRTASPMQAKVHQQEGKEYDAGQWIDPESVATTILMAIDLPRDAEVNDLTVRPGR; via the coding sequence ATGCCTACCCACCTCATCACCGGCGCCGGTTCCGGCATCGGAGCAGCCGTCGCCCGCCGCCTGCGCCACCGCGGCGACGACCTCGTCCTGCTGGCCCGCGACGCAGGCCGCGCCAAGGAACTGGCCGCCCTCCACCCCGGGGCCCGTACGCTCGTCGGCGACCTCGGCAACCCGGACCGGCTCTCCTGGGCGTTCGGCCAGCAGCCGATGCCGGAGAGCCTGGACTCGCTGCTGCACATCGCCGGCGTGGTCGAGCTGGGGAACATCGGCGACCTCACCCCGAAGGCCTGGCACTTCCAGCTCAACGCCAACCTCGTCGCCCCCGCCGAGCTGACCCGGCTGATGCTGCCGCAGCTGCGCGTCTCCCGGGGCCACGTCGTCTTCGTCAACTCCGGGGCCGGACTCTCCGCGTCCGCCCAGTGGGGCGCCTACGCCGCCAGCAAGCACGGCCTCAAGGCGCTCGCCGACTCGCTCCGCCACGAGGAGCACGGCAACGGCGTCCGAGTAACCTCCGTCTACCCCGGCCGCACCGCCAGCCCGATGCAGGCCAAGGTCCACCAGCAGGAGGGCAAGGAGTACGACGCCGGGCAGTGGATCGACCCCGAGTCGGTGGCCACCACGATCCTCATGGCGATCGACCTCCCGCGCGACGCCGAGGTCAACGACCTGACGGTCCGCCCCGGGCGCTGA